A genomic window from Solanum stenotomum isolate F172 chromosome 10, ASM1918654v1, whole genome shotgun sequence includes:
- the LOC125878213 gene encoding inactive glucose-1-phosphate adenylyltransferase small subunit 2, chloroplastic-like, with translation MHKKYSLMSLPTWLSLKIKSPHEYSYKPSSRLIPSSIPPKLNLPFTNHSECPNILCPPTDQNVAAIVFGDGSNSRLYPLTKRRSEAALPIAGNYRLIDAVISNCINSNIKKIYALTQFNSASLNSHLSRAYSCAHIGNEALVDVIAAYQSPEGKGWFQGTADAIRRCLWVLEEYPIVDFLVLPGYHLYKMDFQELLKVHCNNKADITVAVLSRRTDKDIELGTFQVNSENQVISFKDNPEIRVQNSDISQDLYAGMDIYVVNKDAMIKLLTEYHPMANDLRREVVPGAISLGMNVYAHKFSGYWEDMRSIEAYYQANMESIKNTKKAYSLYDKDSPLYTLPRHLPPTQITDAAITDSVIGDGCFLNGCKIRGTVVGMKTRVGDGAIIEDSVIMGSDTYQSGRAEEDIHIPIGIGEGSQIKKAIIDKNVRIGKNVKILNKENVQECNNEANGYIITKGIVVIMKGAIIPDGSIL, from the exons ATGCACAAAAAATATTCACTCATGTCTCTTCCTACTTGGTTAAGTCTCAAGATTAAGTCCCCTCATGAGTATAGCTACAAGCCTTCATCTAGGCTCATTCCATCTTCTATTCCACCAAAGTTGAATCTACCATTTACAAATCACTCTGAATGTCCAAACATTCTATGTCCTCCAACAGACCAG AATGTTGCAGCAATAGTGTTTGGAGATGGATCAAATTCAAGACTTTATCCATTGACAAAGAGAAGATCAGAAGCTGCACTTCCTATAGCAGGAAACTACAGGCTCATTGATGCAGTTATCAGTAACTGCATCAATAGTAATATCAAGAAGATTTATGCACTTACACAATTTAACTCTGCCTCTCTGAATTCTCACCTTTCAAGAGCTTATTCCTGTGCACACATCGGAAACGAAGCATTAGTTGATGTAATTGCAGCTTATCAGAGTCCTGAAGGCAAGGGCTGGTTTCAG GGAACTGCTGATGCGATAAGAAGATGTTTGTGGGTACTAGAAGAGTATCCGATTGTTGATTTTCTGGTTCTTCCTGGTTACCATCTTTACAAAATGGATTTCCAGGAACTCTTAAAGGTCCACTGCAACAACAAAGCCGATATAACTGTTGCAGTTTTGAGCAGAAGGACAGATAAAGATATAGAACTTGGTACTTTCCAAGTAAATTCTGAAAATCAAGTCATTTCGTTCAAAGACAATCCGGAGATAAGA GTACAAAATTCAGATATTTCTCAAGATTTGTATGCTGGTATGGATATCTATGTTGTTAACAAAGATGCCATGATAAAGCTTCTTACAGAGTATCACCCCATGGCCAATGACTTGAGAAGAGAAGTTGTACCAGGTGCAATTTCCTTAGGAATGAAT GTATATGCACACAAATTCAGTGGATACTGGGAGGACATGAGAAGCATTGAAGCTTACTACCAAGCAAATATGGAAAGCATAAAGAACACAAAGAAGGCATATAG TTTGTATGACAAAGACTCTCCCCTATACACTTTGCCTCGACACCTGCCTCCAACTCAGATAACTGATGCTGCTATAACAGACTCTGTGATCGGAGACGGATGCTTTCTCAAT GGATGCAAGATCAGAGGTACTGTCGTTGGCATGAAGACAAGAGTAGGTGATGGAGCGATAATTGAGGATTCAGTAATAATGGGATCTGATACTTACCAA AGTGGTCGCGCAGAGGAGGATATACACATTCCTATTGGAATTGGAGAAGGCTCACAGATAAAGAAAGCAATAATTGATAAGAATGTGAGAATTGGCAAAAATGTTAAG ATATTGAATAAGGAAAATGTTCAGGAGTGCAATAATGAAGCAAATGGCTACATTATCACTAAAGGCATAGTTGTAATAATGAAGGGTGCCATTATTCCAGATGGGAGCATTCTGTGA
- the LOC125878203 gene encoding uncharacterized protein LOC125878203 yields the protein MSSSENPEIVERVFKDKDKDKEENDDKKDEQKGGFIEKVKDFIHDIGEKIEETIGFGKPTADVSGIHIPHINLEKAEIVVDVLVKNPNPIPIPLIDINYLIESDGRKLLSGLIPDAGTIHAHGSETVKIPLNLVYDDIKTTYHDIKPGSIIPYKIKVDLIVDVPVFGRITIPLEKTGEIPIPYKPDIDVEKIHFQRFSFEETVAVLKLKLENKNDFDLGLNSLDYDLWLSDVNVGGAELEKSATLAKNGITYIDLPITFRPKDFGSALWDMIRGRGTGYSMKGNINVDTPFGAMKLPISKEGGTTSLKKNKEDGGDDDEDED from the exons ATGTCGTCTTCGGAAAATCCAGAGATTGTCGAAAGGGTTTTCAAGGACAAGGACAAGGACAAGGAGGAAAACGATGACAAGAAAGATGAGCAAAAGGGTGgttttattgaaaaagttaaGGACTTCATCCATGATATTGGTGAGAAAATTGAGGAAACAATAGGTTTTGGAAAACCAACTGCAGATGTCTCTGGAATTCATATTCCTCATATCAATCTTGAAAAGGCTGAAATAGTTGTTGATGTGCTTGTGAAGAACCCGAACCCCATCCCAATTCCTCTCATTGACATAAACTACTTAATTGAGAGTGATGGAAGGAAACTGCTTTCTGGATTGATCCCTGACGCTGGAACGATCCATGCACATGGTTCAGAGACCGTCAAAATACCACTTAATCTGGTTTATGATGACATCAAAACTACATACCACGATATAAAGCCGGGAAGCATCATTCCATATAAGATCAAGGTTGATCTCATAGTTGATGTGCCTGTTTTTGGTAGGATAACTATTCCTCTCGAGAAAACTGGAGAGATTCCTATACCTTACAAgccagacattgatgttgagaaaaTTCATTTCCAGAGGTTCTCTTTTGAGGAAACTGTAGCAGTTCTTAAGTTAAAGCTGGAAAATAAGAACGACTTTGATCTGGGGCTCAATAGCCTTGATTATGATCTTTGGCTCTCCGATGTGAATGTTGGTGGTGCAGAGCTTGAGAAATCAGCTACACTTGCAAAAAATGGAATCACCTATATCGATCTTCCAATAACCTTCAGGCCCAAGGACTTTGGCTCTGCTCTTTGGGACATGATCAGAGGGAGAGGTACTGGCTATTCCATGAAAGGTAACATAAATGTGGACACACCGTTTGGAGCAATGAAGTTGCCCATTAGCAAGGAGGGGGGTACAACCAGTctcaagaaaaacaaagaagatggGGGAGACGATGATGAAGATGAG GATTGA
- the LOC125878185 gene encoding potassium transporter 4-like isoform X2, which produces MFQGDIEHMQHNVEQPPPTSAGGAQESVITVGQEEQPQLERKKRKLASKFPLVDISRNLLLAYQSLGVVYGDLSTSPLYVYKSIFVGKLQDYQTPETIFGAFSLIFWTITLIPLIKYVLIVLSADDNGEGGTFALYSLLCRHAKFSLLSNQQAADEELSAYKYGFAGQSTSCSALKRFLEKHKKSRTVLLIIVLLGACMVIGDGILTPAMSVISAISGIKAAAEHLSHGEVLVLSCLILVGLFALQHSGTHRVGFLFAPIVIIWLISIFGIGLYNVLIWNPKIVHALSPYYIIKFFRETRKHGWFSLGGVLLSVAGTEAMFADLGHFTSCSMRYMGQAAFLSKNLASTPDSFYNSIPDSVYWPVFVIATLASIVASQSIITATFSIVKQLNALGCFPRVKIVHTSKHVKGQIYIPEINWILMILTLSVAVGFQDTILMGNAYGLACMTSMFITTFLTTLVMIFVWQRNIVLATCFLLFFWFIEGVYLSSAFTKVPQGGWVSLVLAFVFLAVMFVWQYGTRKKYNFDLHNKVPLKWLLGMGPSLGIVRVPGIGLVYSELATGVPAIFSHFLTNLPAFHSVLVFLCVKSVPVPYVSPEERFLIGRICPRPYRMYRCIVRYGYKDIQRDDGDFEDLLIQSIAELIQMEAVEPQLSSSESPSLDGRMAVISKKNVQSTSTLIVLEDFGMRDSIQSSKSLTLQSLRSAYAEENPQIRRRRVRFQLPENPGMDPAVKAELEDLIRAKEAGVAYIMGHSYVKARRSSSFLKKFAIDIGYSFLRKNCRGPSVVLNIPQISLIEVGMIYHV; this is translated from the exons ATGTTCCAAGGTGATATCGAGCACATGCAACATAATGTGGAGCAACCACCTCCGACGTCTGCAGGTGGGGCCCAGGAATCAGTCATTACAGTTGGACAAGAGGAACAACCCCagttagaaaggaaaaaaaggaagTTGGCATCAAAG TTCCCTTTGGTGGATATTTCCAGAAATCTACTATTGGCATACCAGAGTCTTGGGGTGGTGTATGGAGATTTGAGCACTTCACCACTTTATGTCTATAAGAGTATATTTGTGGGGAAGTTGCAGGATTATCAGACTCCAGAAACAATATTTGGTGCATTTTCGTTGATCTTCTGGACAATAACTCTTATTCCTTTGATCAAATATGTACTTATTGTACTGAGTGCTGATGATAATGGTGAAG GTGGTACATTTGCTCTTTACTCTCTACTCTGTAGACATGCAAAATTCAGTCTACTTTCCAACCAACAAGCAGCTGATGAGGAGCTATCTGCTTACAAATATGGCTTTGCTGGGCAGTCCACATCGTGTTCAGCGTTAAAGAGATTTCTTGAGAAACACAAGAAGTCGCGTACAGTTTTACTCATTATTGTATTGTTGGGGGCTTGCATGGTCATTGGTGATGGTATTCTAACGCCTGCAATGTCAG TTATATCGGCCATATCAGGAATCAAGGCTGCTGCGGAACACCTATCTCACG GTGAAGTGCTGGTGCTTTCTTGCCTGATATTGGTTGGTCTGTTTGCTCTACAGCACTCTGGGACCCATAGGGTTGGCTTTTTGTTTGCACCGATAGTAATCATTTGGTTGATATCGATTTTTGGGATTGGGCTCTACAACGTTTTAATTTGGAATCCTAAGATTGTGCATGCTCTTTCTCCCTATTATATCATCAAGTTTTTTAGGGAAACAAGAAAACACGGATGGTTTTCTCTTGGTGGTGTCCTCCTCTCTGTTGCAG GTACAGAAGCTATGTTTGCAGATCTTGGTCACTTCACTTCCTGCTCAATGAGG TATATGGGTCAGGCTGCTTTTCTGTCCAAAAATCTTGCTTCTACTCCAGACAGCTTTTATAATTCAATACCTG ATAGTGTATATTGGCCTGTTTTTGTCATTGCTACCCTTGCGAGCATTGTTGCCAGCCAGTCCATCATCACAGCTACATTCTCCATAGTCAAGCAATTGAATGCACTAGGTTGCTTCCCCCGAGTCAAGATTGTCCACACCTCAAAGCATGTTAAAGGACAAATCTATATACCAGAAATAAATTGGATCCTTATGATTCTTACACTTTCCGTGGCTGTTGGGTTCCAGGACACAATTTTAATGGGAAATGCATACG GCCTAGCTTGCATGACTAGTATGTTTATCACAACGTTTCTCACCACACTGGTCATGATTTTTGTGTGGCAAAGAAACATAGTTCTTGCCACTTGCTTTCTCCTATTTTTCTGGTTCATTGAAGGTGTGTACTTGTCTTCCGCGTTCACTAAAGTTCCACAGGGAGGATGGGTCTCCCTAGTGCTCGCCTTTGTCTTCCTAGCAGTCATGTTTGTCTGGCAATATGGAACTCGCAAGAAGTACAATTTTGATCTGCACAACAAAGTTCCATTGAAATGGCTCCTTGGCATGGGCCCCAGTCTTGGTATTGTGCGCGTCCCCGGGATAGGCCTTGTATACTCAGAATTGGCAACAGGGGTGCCAGCTATCTTCTCTCACTTTCTGACGAATCTCCCTGCATTTCACAGTGTGTTGGTGTTTTTATGTGTCAAATCTGTTCCAGTACCCTATGTCTCACCTGAGGAACGCTTCCTCATTGGTCGCATTTGTCCAAGACCCTATCGCATGTATCGATGCATTGTTAGGTATGGCTACAAGGACATACAGAGAGATGATGGGGACTTCGAGGACCTTCTCATCCAAAGTATAGCAGAGTTAATCCAAATGGAAGCTGTGGAACCACAGTTGTCAAGCTCCGAGAGTCCATCACTTGATGGGAGGATGGCAGTCATAAGCAAAAAAAACGTACAGTCGACTTCAACACTAATTGTCTTGGAGGATTTTGGAATGAGGGACTCCATTCAAAGCAGCAAGTCGCTGACTCTCCAGAGTCTAAGATCTGCTTATGCTGAGGAGAACCCACAAATAAGGAGGCGACGAGTGAGGTTTCAATTGCCAGAAAACCCTGGCATGGATCCAGCTGTTAAGGCAGAGCTTGAAGATTTAATTCGAGCAAAGGAGGCAGGGGTTGCATATATAATGGGGCACTCCTACGTGAAAGCTAGAAGATCGTCCTCTTTCTTAAAGAAGTTTGCTATTGACATTGGGTATTCATTTCTGCGCAAGAACTGTAGGGGTCCTTCCGTGGTGCTTAACATTCCTCAGATTAGTCTTATTGAAGTTGGCATGATATACCATGTCTAG
- the LOC125878185 gene encoding potassium transporter 4-like isoform X1 has product MFQGDIEHMQHNVEQPPPTSAGGAQESVITVGQEEQPQLERKKRKLASKFPLVDISRNLLLAYQSLGVVYGDLSTSPLYVYKSIFVGKLQDYQTPETIFGAFSLIFWTITLIPLIKYVLIVLSADDNGEGGTFALYSLLCRHAKFSLLSNQQAADEELSAYKYGFAGQSTSCSALKRFLEKHKKSRTVLLIIVLLGACMVIGDGILTPAMSVISAISGIKAAAEHLSHGEVLVLSCLILVGLFALQHSGTHRVGFLFAPIVIIWLISIFGIGLYNVLIWNPKIVHALSPYYIIKFFRETRKHGWFSLGGVLLSVAGTEAMFADLGHFTSCSMRIAFSFLVYPCLVVQYMGQAAFLSKNLASTPDSFYNSIPDSVYWPVFVIATLASIVASQSIITATFSIVKQLNALGCFPRVKIVHTSKHVKGQIYIPEINWILMILTLSVAVGFQDTILMGNAYGLACMTSMFITTFLTTLVMIFVWQRNIVLATCFLLFFWFIEGVYLSSAFTKVPQGGWVSLVLAFVFLAVMFVWQYGTRKKYNFDLHNKVPLKWLLGMGPSLGIVRVPGIGLVYSELATGVPAIFSHFLTNLPAFHSVLVFLCVKSVPVPYVSPEERFLIGRICPRPYRMYRCIVRYGYKDIQRDDGDFEDLLIQSIAELIQMEAVEPQLSSSESPSLDGRMAVISKKNVQSTSTLIVLEDFGMRDSIQSSKSLTLQSLRSAYAEENPQIRRRRVRFQLPENPGMDPAVKAELEDLIRAKEAGVAYIMGHSYVKARRSSSFLKKFAIDIGYSFLRKNCRGPSVVLNIPQISLIEVGMIYHV; this is encoded by the exons ATGTTCCAAGGTGATATCGAGCACATGCAACATAATGTGGAGCAACCACCTCCGACGTCTGCAGGTGGGGCCCAGGAATCAGTCATTACAGTTGGACAAGAGGAACAACCCCagttagaaaggaaaaaaaggaagTTGGCATCAAAG TTCCCTTTGGTGGATATTTCCAGAAATCTACTATTGGCATACCAGAGTCTTGGGGTGGTGTATGGAGATTTGAGCACTTCACCACTTTATGTCTATAAGAGTATATTTGTGGGGAAGTTGCAGGATTATCAGACTCCAGAAACAATATTTGGTGCATTTTCGTTGATCTTCTGGACAATAACTCTTATTCCTTTGATCAAATATGTACTTATTGTACTGAGTGCTGATGATAATGGTGAAG GTGGTACATTTGCTCTTTACTCTCTACTCTGTAGACATGCAAAATTCAGTCTACTTTCCAACCAACAAGCAGCTGATGAGGAGCTATCTGCTTACAAATATGGCTTTGCTGGGCAGTCCACATCGTGTTCAGCGTTAAAGAGATTTCTTGAGAAACACAAGAAGTCGCGTACAGTTTTACTCATTATTGTATTGTTGGGGGCTTGCATGGTCATTGGTGATGGTATTCTAACGCCTGCAATGTCAG TTATATCGGCCATATCAGGAATCAAGGCTGCTGCGGAACACCTATCTCACG GTGAAGTGCTGGTGCTTTCTTGCCTGATATTGGTTGGTCTGTTTGCTCTACAGCACTCTGGGACCCATAGGGTTGGCTTTTTGTTTGCACCGATAGTAATCATTTGGTTGATATCGATTTTTGGGATTGGGCTCTACAACGTTTTAATTTGGAATCCTAAGATTGTGCATGCTCTTTCTCCCTATTATATCATCAAGTTTTTTAGGGAAACAAGAAAACACGGATGGTTTTCTCTTGGTGGTGTCCTCCTCTCTGTTGCAG GTACAGAAGCTATGTTTGCAGATCTTGGTCACTTCACTTCCTGCTCAATGAGG ATTGCCTTTTCATTTCTTGTATATCCTTGCTTGGTGGTACAGTATATGGGTCAGGCTGCTTTTCTGTCCAAAAATCTTGCTTCTACTCCAGACAGCTTTTATAATTCAATACCTG ATAGTGTATATTGGCCTGTTTTTGTCATTGCTACCCTTGCGAGCATTGTTGCCAGCCAGTCCATCATCACAGCTACATTCTCCATAGTCAAGCAATTGAATGCACTAGGTTGCTTCCCCCGAGTCAAGATTGTCCACACCTCAAAGCATGTTAAAGGACAAATCTATATACCAGAAATAAATTGGATCCTTATGATTCTTACACTTTCCGTGGCTGTTGGGTTCCAGGACACAATTTTAATGGGAAATGCATACG GCCTAGCTTGCATGACTAGTATGTTTATCACAACGTTTCTCACCACACTGGTCATGATTTTTGTGTGGCAAAGAAACATAGTTCTTGCCACTTGCTTTCTCCTATTTTTCTGGTTCATTGAAGGTGTGTACTTGTCTTCCGCGTTCACTAAAGTTCCACAGGGAGGATGGGTCTCCCTAGTGCTCGCCTTTGTCTTCCTAGCAGTCATGTTTGTCTGGCAATATGGAACTCGCAAGAAGTACAATTTTGATCTGCACAACAAAGTTCCATTGAAATGGCTCCTTGGCATGGGCCCCAGTCTTGGTATTGTGCGCGTCCCCGGGATAGGCCTTGTATACTCAGAATTGGCAACAGGGGTGCCAGCTATCTTCTCTCACTTTCTGACGAATCTCCCTGCATTTCACAGTGTGTTGGTGTTTTTATGTGTCAAATCTGTTCCAGTACCCTATGTCTCACCTGAGGAACGCTTCCTCATTGGTCGCATTTGTCCAAGACCCTATCGCATGTATCGATGCATTGTTAGGTATGGCTACAAGGACATACAGAGAGATGATGGGGACTTCGAGGACCTTCTCATCCAAAGTATAGCAGAGTTAATCCAAATGGAAGCTGTGGAACCACAGTTGTCAAGCTCCGAGAGTCCATCACTTGATGGGAGGATGGCAGTCATAAGCAAAAAAAACGTACAGTCGACTTCAACACTAATTGTCTTGGAGGATTTTGGAATGAGGGACTCCATTCAAAGCAGCAAGTCGCTGACTCTCCAGAGTCTAAGATCTGCTTATGCTGAGGAGAACCCACAAATAAGGAGGCGACGAGTGAGGTTTCAATTGCCAGAAAACCCTGGCATGGATCCAGCTGTTAAGGCAGAGCTTGAAGATTTAATTCGAGCAAAGGAGGCAGGGGTTGCATATATAATGGGGCACTCCTACGTGAAAGCTAGAAGATCGTCCTCTTTCTTAAAGAAGTTTGCTATTGACATTGGGTATTCATTTCTGCGCAAGAACTGTAGGGGTCCTTCCGTGGTGCTTAACATTCCTCAGATTAGTCTTATTGAAGTTGGCATGATATACCATGTCTAG